From Xylanibacter oryzae DSM 17970, a single genomic window includes:
- a CDS encoding fimbrillin family protein, whose translation MSRKVKRYKYIDLLCSLYLLLIVYLCICSCTSEYNIFDSGNSQLLNFTVSVPEWKNNDSTSNSKTRATPISGSSFNEASSFNIIADAYDGTKNYSTIIKNESVSFTNNMWQTVAPHYWPGTANNTVNFYAYYPTGISSSITHTVGYAPTLSYTVPDDVASQIDIMTATDNNVSGNTNSSAPLAFNHIFAAVQFSVGSAGMPNGTITAIALNNILCKGTYSLNGTWTQDATSKKSFSQTLSVSTNAGTSITSGATTFMMMPQTLSSDASIIVTYSNGGTLTKNISGTWEAGKAYTYNISKTKSKTFDYTGYIQAYTVPLTGTYKLEVWGAQGGNGGNGGYAYGNIYLTQGNILYFCIGGAGTFNLNGSILSNPLTAGYNGGGYGQCGGGGATHIAMTNRGVLKNYLLYQGEILLVAGGGGGGDNGGLPGTGGGINGSDASVGGSGGTQNTGGAGIGSGSFGQGGNIETTNDDSAGAGGSGWYGGGSSTQPQNCSGGGGSGHLGSSLISGTTGMSSGIRSGNGSATITFVSAN comes from the coding sequence ATGTCTAGGAAAGTTAAAAGGTATAAGTATATAGACTTATTATGCTCTTTGTATTTATTACTAATTGTCTATTTGTGCATCTGTTCTTGCACTAGTGAATATAATATATTTGATAGTGGTAATAGTCAATTATTGAACTTTACGGTATCTGTACCTGAATGGAAAAATAATGACAGTACTTCAAATAGTAAGACGAGGGCTACTCCTATCTCCGGATCATCATTTAACGAAGCAAGTAGCTTCAATATCATTGCTGATGCTTATGATGGAACAAAAAACTACAGCACTATCATAAAAAACGAGTCTGTATCTTTCACTAATAATATGTGGCAGACAGTTGCTCCTCATTATTGGCCTGGAACTGCAAATAATACAGTCAACTTCTATGCTTACTACCCTACTGGTATTTCCAGTAGTATTACGCATACAGTAGGATATGCGCCAACTTTATCATATACTGTTCCAGATGATGTTGCTAGCCAAATTGATATAATGACTGCTACCGATAATAATGTTAGTGGTAACACTAATTCATCGGCTCCTTTAGCATTCAATCATATTTTTGCAGCAGTACAGTTCAGCGTAGGTAGTGCTGGTATGCCTAATGGTACAATAACAGCCATTGCGTTAAATAATATCTTATGTAAGGGAACCTATAGCCTGAATGGAACATGGACTCAAGACGCAACATCTAAAAAGTCATTTTCACAGACCTTATCAGTATCAACAAATGCCGGTACTTCTATAACATCAGGTGCCACAACTTTTATGATGATGCCACAGACATTAAGCAGCGATGCAAGCATAATTGTTACTTATAGCAATGGTGGAACTCTTACTAAAAATATATCTGGAACTTGGGAAGCTGGTAAAGCATATACATATAATATTTCGAAAACAAAATCGAAAACATTTGATTACACCGGTTATATCCAAGCTTATACAGTACCTCTTACAGGAACTTATAAATTGGAAGTTTGGGGTGCTCAAGGTGGAAATGGTGGAAATGGTGGATATGCATATGGGAATATATACTTAACTCAAGGTAATATATTATACTTTTGTATAGGCGGAGCTGGAACTTTTAATCTAAATGGCAGTATTTTATCCAATCCTCTTACTGCTGGATATAATGGTGGTGGTTATGGACAATGTGGAGGTGGTGGAGCCACACATATAGCTATGACTAATAGAGGAGTACTTAAAAACTATTTATTATATCAAGGAGAAATACTACTTGTTGCAGGTGGTGGTGGCGGTGGAGATAACGGTGGCTTACCCGGTACCGGTGGTGGAATAAATGGCAGTGATGCAAGCGTGGGTGGTTCTGGAGGTACACAAAATACAGGTGGAGCAGGCATTGGAAGTGGTTCTTTTGGACAAGGAGGAAATATAGAAACGACAAATGACGATTCTGCAGGTGCAGGTGGCAGTGGTTGGTATGGTGGTGGTTCATCCACACAGCCTCAAAATTGTTCCGGAGGAGGAGGATCTGGACATTTAGGTTCTAGCTTAATCAGTGGTACCACAGGTATGTCAAGCGGCATAAGATCTGGAAACGGTAGTGCTACTATAACATTCGTTTCAGCAAATTAA
- a CDS encoding glycine-rich protein: MSRKFKRNKYIDLLCSLYLLLIVCLCICSCSESEGFVYSNLSTNKISFKAIATEGWINGTSNNSSQDSKTTRSVLQSNENGPLIVKSNLHTPLYLHPVTQIGIHIQNANDKPMTKSGARIIDESTETVVPTRGSPYTSSNMVNSFGVLAYRTPSTATDLSGAAPDFINNQEVSLAGGMWKTGTDYFWPDNGDKLSFFSYSPFGNSNVTVAGASSSGTPSVTYTANTDVPSQPDLMTSKSINQTRSKSSANVGVNMTFSHALTAITFAVGKDMVPGVFKSISIKNAITTATYNLSTNTWNTSSGTSTGNISINLNGTTGVTIDGTSDVALTSGTNTMMMIPQSFASGSTAVIEAVFNNGNGDKTLTASLAGTTWAAGTSIIYKLSTSSVNTMTLGTISYPSSWGGVATPTTNFSTSDVGIYVVDQNNNIKNSNVKATYNGSSWVLSTGLLFSPQYKYFAYYPYKDSYTSSSVSPSATSSDAFFSSVISGWTVTSDQNTANKFNPNDLQVSMGTISSTASSITFNMAHKMGLAVITLGSKSVPTTRTYTGGNSTYSDSSDKTTVTASSNFSGNQPLLYNNKYYYISKAGTSTTFNSITADNDAWSAPLSATIPSGGYSALTATNASRVFYKFIANFNYTGDVQSFTIPLYGTSKFECWGASGGDMTYVGGNGGYTVGSLSLNNGNVFYVYVGQSNGGYNGGGVSYQPTIGGSGGGGTDIRLVNGNWNDFNSLKSRIIVAGGGGGACLRSEGYGDGNGGYGGGLTGGTGQSINHTQTYGYSILTGGSQTSGGVASWVDLGQGVWSNGYVFQPNAGQFGYATTASNGANSINTQAGGGGGYYAGAGGGHSGAGGGSSFVSGYTGCNAIYSSSTASDIRSTGTPNHYSLYVFSGPNMIAGNASMPSPGGTTETGHDGNGYARITFIP; the protein is encoded by the coding sequence ATGTCTAGGAAATTTAAAAGGAATAAGTATATAGACTTATTATGCTCTTTATATTTATTACTAATAGTCTGTTTGTGCATCTGCTCTTGTTCAGAAAGTGAAGGTTTTGTGTATTCTAATTTATCCACGAATAAGATTTCATTTAAAGCGATAGCTACGGAAGGTTGGATTAATGGCACTTCTAATAATTCTTCGCAAGATTCCAAAACGACCCGTTCTGTGCTTCAGAGTAATGAAAACGGTCCGCTTATTGTAAAATCTAATTTGCATACGCCTCTTTATCTTCATCCGGTAACACAGATAGGAATACATATACAGAACGCAAACGATAAGCCGATGACTAAAAGTGGTGCGCGTATCATTGACGAGTCTACAGAAACTGTTGTTCCTACCCGTGGTTCTCCTTATACATCTTCAAATATGGTTAATTCTTTCGGTGTGTTGGCTTATCGAACACCAAGTACAGCTACAGACTTAAGTGGTGCAGCCCCTGATTTCATAAATAATCAGGAAGTGTCTTTGGCAGGTGGCATGTGGAAGACCGGCACAGACTATTTTTGGCCTGATAATGGTGACAAACTTTCATTCTTCTCATATAGTCCTTTTGGTAATAGCAATGTGACAGTTGCGGGTGCATCATCATCAGGTACTCCTTCTGTGACATATACAGCAAATACAGATGTCCCAAGCCAGCCGGACCTTATGACCTCCAAGTCAATCAACCAGACCAGAAGTAAGTCGTCAGCCAATGTGGGCGTCAATATGACATTCTCTCATGCTCTTACTGCTATCACCTTCGCTGTAGGTAAGGATATGGTTCCTGGTGTTTTCAAAAGCATATCAATAAAGAATGCAATAACTACAGCTACGTATAATCTATCAACCAACACTTGGAATACAAGTAGCGGAACTAGTACCGGCAATATAAGTATCAATCTAAATGGAACAACTGGCGTTACGATAGATGGAACGTCAGATGTTGCCCTTACAAGTGGAACAAACACAATGATGATGATTCCCCAATCATTTGCCTCCGGCAGTACAGCTGTAATAGAAGCCGTCTTTAATAATGGCAATGGAGACAAGACACTTACCGCCTCTCTGGCCGGTACTACTTGGGCGGCTGGTACATCAATAATATACAAGCTTTCCACATCATCTGTAAATACTATGACCCTTGGAACAATTTCCTATCCAAGTTCTTGGGGTGGCGTTGCTACTCCTACTACAAATTTTTCAACTAGTGACGTAGGAATTTATGTTGTAGACCAGAATAACAATATAAAGAATTCGAATGTTAAAGCCACCTATAATGGTAGTAGCTGGGTGTTGTCTACCGGTTTGCTTTTTTCTCCTCAGTATAAATACTTTGCCTATTATCCATATAAGGATAGCTATACTTCATCCAGTGTATCACCTTCAGCAACAAGTTCTGATGCATTCTTTTCGAGTGTGATATCAGGTTGGACAGTTACATCAGACCAGAATACAGCAAATAAGTTCAATCCAAATGATCTTCAGGTTTCAATGGGGACAATAAGCAGCACTGCCAGCAGTATCACTTTTAATATGGCACATAAGATGGGACTGGCCGTAATAACCCTTGGATCAAAGAGTGTCCCAACTACAAGAACTTATACAGGAGGTAATTCGACCTATTCAGATTCTTCTGACAAGACTACAGTTACTGCTTCAAGTAATTTCTCAGGAAATCAACCTCTATTGTACAATAATAAGTATTATTATATATCTAAGGCAGGTACAAGTACCACATTCAATAGTATAACAGCAGATAATGATGCATGGTCAGCACCTCTTTCAGCAACAATACCATCAGGAGGTTATTCAGCATTGACAGCAACAAATGCAAGTCGCGTATTTTATAAGTTTATAGCAAACTTTAATTATACAGGTGATGTTCAGAGTTTCACTATACCATTATATGGAACTAGTAAATTTGAATGTTGGGGAGCTTCAGGGGGAGATATGACATATGTAGGTGGAAATGGTGGATATACTGTAGGTAGTTTATCGTTAAATAATGGGAATGTTTTTTATGTATATGTTGGACAATCTAATGGAGGATATAACGGTGGGGGAGTTTCTTACCAACCGACGATTGGAGGCTCTGGCGGTGGTGGAACAGATATTAGGCTTGTAAATGGGAATTGGAATGATTTTAATAGCTTAAAATCACGAATAATAGTAGCTGGTGGTGGTGGCGGCGCATGTTTGAGGAGTGAAGGCTATGGTGACGGAAATGGTGGTTATGGAGGAGGACTAACCGGAGGGACTGGACAGTCAATAAACCATACTCAGACTTATGGGTACTCAATATTGACAGGAGGTTCTCAAACATCAGGAGGAGTCGCGAGTTGGGTCGATCTCGGTCAAGGCGTATGGTCAAATGGTTATGTCTTTCAGCCTAATGCAGGTCAGTTTGGATATGCAACAACTGCTAGTAATGGAGCAAACTCTATAAATACGCAAGCAGGTGGGGGTGGCGGATATTATGCGGGTGCAGGTGGTGGTCACAGTGGTGCAGGTGGTGGATCTTCATTCGTTTCCGGATATACAGGATGTAATGCAATCTATTCATCATCAACGGCTAGTGACATTAGGTCTACAGGTACTCCTAATCATTATTCCCTATATGTTTTTAGTGGCCCAAATATGATCGCAGGTAATGCTTCTATGCCATCACCTGGAGGAACAACAGAAACAGGACATGATGGCAATGGTTATGCAAGAATAACATTTATTCCGTAA
- a CDS encoding fimbrillin family protein translates to MSRKFERNKYADSLYSLYLLLIASLCICSCTSENSIFDNDNTKLLNFSVSVPEWKNNDSVSNSKTRATPISGSSFDKASSFNIIADAYDGTKNYSTIINNEAVSYTNNMWQTTAPHYWPGTTTKTVSFYAYYPASIYSSISHTAGSAPTLSYTVPDKVSDQIDIMTATGNNVSGNTNSSTPLAFNHIFAAVQFCVGSAGMPTGTITGIALNNILYKGTYSLNGTWIQDATSKKAFSQIISFSTNTSTTITTGATTFMMMPQTLGSDASITITYSNGGTLTKSISGNWEAGKIYTYNISKTISLAAFDYTGGVQTYTVPLTGTYKLEVWGAEGGYNTTSLNGGKGGYSFGNIKLNGSQIIYIQVGGSGNIGNGYNGGGLGQAIGGGATHMSTSSGLLNTMSTNILIVAGGGGGATDGYVGGDGGGISGSDGVGVHPNASTTGKGGTQTFGGSGGTSTNYGIAASGGFGYGGSGVTSNESGPGGGGGWYGGGGTPVGGGAGGGSGHLSQSLISGTTGMQNGIRSGNGYARITFISAN, encoded by the coding sequence ATGTCTAGGAAATTTGAAAGGAATAAGTATGCAGACTCATTATACTCTTTATATTTATTACTAATAGCCAGTTTGTGCATCTGTTCTTGCACAAGTGAAAATAGTATTTTTGATAATGACAATACTAAATTATTGAACTTTTCCGTATCGGTACCTGAATGGAAAAATAATGACAGTGTTTCAAATAGTAAAACAAGGGCTACTCCGATTTCTGGCTCATCATTTGATAAAGCAAGTAGCTTTAATATTATTGCGGATGCTTATGATGGAACAAAAAACTACAGCACTATCATAAATAACGAGGCTGTGTCTTATACTAATAATATGTGGCAGACAACTGCACCTCACTATTGGCCTGGAACTACAACTAAAACAGTGAGCTTCTATGCATACTACCCTGCTAGTATTTATAGTAGCATTTCTCATACTGCAGGATCTGCTCCGACTTTATCATACACAGTTCCTGATAAGGTATCAGATCAAATTGATATAATGACTGCTACAGGTAATAATGTTAGTGGTAATACTAATTCATCTACTCCTTTAGCATTCAATCATATTTTTGCTGCTGTACAGTTCTGCGTAGGTAGCGCTGGTATGCCTACCGGCACAATAACAGGTATTGCGTTAAATAATATTTTATATAAGGGTACATATAGCCTGAATGGTACATGGATTCAAGACGCAACATCTAAAAAGGCTTTCTCACAGATTATATCATTCTCAACAAATACCAGTACAACAATCACTACTGGCGCGACGACTTTTATGATGATGCCACAAACACTCGGTAGTGATGCAAGTATAACTATTACCTATAGCAATGGTGGTACACTCACTAAATCTATATCTGGAAATTGGGAAGCTGGTAAAATATATACATATAATATTTCGAAAACTATATCTTTAGCTGCATTTGATTATACTGGAGGTGTTCAAACCTATACAGTTCCTCTAACAGGAACGTATAAATTGGAAGTATGGGGAGCTGAAGGTGGATATAATACGACATCACTTAATGGTGGTAAAGGAGGTTATTCTTTTGGTAATATTAAATTGAATGGTAGTCAAATAATATACATACAAGTAGGAGGATCCGGCAATATTGGTAATGGATATAATGGTGGAGGTTTAGGGCAAGCTATTGGAGGTGGCGCAACACATATGTCTACATCATCAGGATTATTAAATACAATGTCAACTAATATTCTTATTGTGGCAGGTGGAGGTGGAGGAGCTACAGATGGCTATGTTGGTGGAGATGGCGGCGGAATTTCTGGCTCAGATGGCGTAGGAGTTCATCCTAATGCATCTACTACAGGTAAAGGCGGAACTCAAACTTTCGGAGGATCTGGAGGAACAAGTACAAATTATGGTATTGCGGCTTCTGGCGGTTTTGGTTATGGTGGTTCTGGAGTAACATCAAATGAATCAGGCCCAGGTGGTGGAGGCGGCTGGTATGGAGGAGGAGGTACTCCTGTTGGAGGTGGTGCAGGTGGTGGTTCAGGTCATCTAAGTCAAAGTCTTATAAGCGGAACTACCGGTATGCAAAATGGAATCCGTTCTGGTAATGGTTATGCAAGAATAACCTTTATTTCTGCAAATTAA
- a CDS encoding fimbrillin family protein, whose translation MSRKFKRNKYANLLSSLYLLLITSLCICSCTSEYNIFDSNNSNLLNFTVSVPEWKNNDSTSNSKTRAMPVSGSSLDKASSFNIIADAYDGKSNYSTIINKESVSFTNNMWQTVAPHYWPGTANNTVNFYAYYPTSISSSITHTAGFTPTFSYTVPDKVSDQIDIMTATGNNVSGNTNSSTSLSFNHIFAAVQFSVGSAGMPTGTITGIALNNILYKGTYSLNGTWTQDATSKKTFSQDVSSSTNTGTTITSGATTFMMIPQTLGSDASITITYSNGGTLTKSISGNWEAGKIYTYNISKIIQTANFNYTGDVQTYTIPLDGTYKIECWGSCGGGNSTTIGGKGGYVCGNLKLTRGSILYVYVGEKGDIFDESVPLTTETYNSTKDPSDAVLFTLGRTGHIIFNNGGESVSVILYNKQNWTYAGGGSTDIRLSNGKWNDFNSLKTRILVAAGGGGACTYNTNLNGADAGSLLGLSGKGNGGRVGNDATGGEQNQGGLHGTGDHMYPSTPRAGFGYTSYNYVTTGGGGNGYYAGGNGNHGCGTVGSGASGSSFISGYSGCNAIDKSSTSDNITHTGSPNHYSGYIFTNSQMIAGNASMPAPSGGTEIGHTGNGYARITFISAN comes from the coding sequence ATGTCTAGGAAATTTAAAAGGAATAAGTATGCAAACTTATTATCCTCTTTATATTTATTACTAATTACCAGTTTGTGCATCTGCTCTTGTACAAGTGAATATAATATTTTTGATAGCAATAATAGTAATTTATTGAACTTTACAGTATCTGTACCTGAATGGAAAAATAATGACAGTACTTCAAATAGTAAGACAAGAGCCATGCCTGTCTCAGGATCATCATTAGATAAAGCAAGTAGCTTTAATATTATTGCGGATGCTTATGACGGGAAAAGTAATTACAGCACTATTATAAATAAAGAGTCTGTTTCTTTCACTAATAATATGTGGCAGACAGTTGCTCCTCATTATTGGCCTGGAACTGCAAATAATACAGTTAACTTCTATGCGTATTATCCAACTAGTATTTCTAGCAGTATTACGCATACTGCAGGGTTTACTCCTACTTTTTCATATACAGTGCCTGATAAGGTATCAGATCAAATTGATATAATGACTGCTACAGGTAATAATGTTAGTGGTAATACTAATTCATCCACGTCTTTATCATTCAATCATATTTTTGCAGCTGTACAGTTCAGCGTAGGTAGCGCTGGTATGCCTACCGGTACAATAACAGGCATTGCGTTAAATAATATCTTATATAAGGGTACATATAGCCTGAATGGTACATGGACTCAAGACGCAACATCTAAAAAGACGTTCTCACAGGATGTTTCATCTTCAACAAATACTGGTACTACTATAACATCAGGTGCAACGACTTTTATGATGATACCACAAACACTAGGCAGTGACGCAAGCATAACTATTACCTATAGCAATGGTGGTACACTTACTAAATCTATATCTGGAAATTGGGAAGCTGGTAAAATATATACGTACAATATCTCGAAGATAATACAGACTGCTAATTTTAACTATACGGGTGATGTTCAGACATATACAATACCATTGGATGGAACATATAAAATAGAGTGTTGGGGAAGTTGTGGAGGAGGAAACTCAACTACTATAGGAGGAAAAGGTGGATATGTTTGTGGAAACCTAAAGTTAACCAGAGGTTCTATACTATATGTATATGTTGGGGAAAAAGGAGATATCTTTGATGAAAGTGTTCCTTTGACAACGGAGACATACAATTCAACTAAAGATCCATCGGATGCTGTATTATTCACATTAGGAAGAACAGGACATATAATATTTAACAACGGTGGAGAATCAGTTAGTGTTATTTTGTATAATAAACAGAATTGGACATATGCTGGCGGTGGGTCAACAGATATAAGACTCTCAAACGGAAAATGGAATGATTTTAATTCTCTTAAAACAAGAATTCTTGTTGCAGCAGGGGGAGGTGGTGCTTGTACTTACAATACGAACTTGAATGGAGCTGATGCAGGTTCTTTATTGGGCTTATCTGGAAAGGGTAATGGTGGTCGTGTCGGTAATGATGCAACGGGTGGTGAACAAAACCAAGGGGGACTTCATGGCACAGGTGATCATATGTATCCTAGTACACCTCGGGCTGGATTTGGTTACACTTCATATAATTATGTTACTACAGGTGGAGGAGGTAATGGATATTATGCGGGAGGTAATGGAAATCATGGTTGTGGCACTGTTGGCTCTGGAGCAAGTGGTTCTTCGTTTATATCAGGTTATTCTGGTTGCAATGCCATTGATAAATCATCAACATCTGATAATATTACTCACACAGGATCTCCTAATCATTATTCTGGATATATTTTTACAAATTCGCAAATGATTGCTGGTAACGCTTCTATGCCAGCACCTTCAGGTGGAACAGAAATAGGACATACTGGCAATGGCTATGCAAGAATAACGTTCATTTCTGCAAATTAG
- a CDS encoding fimbrillin family protein, giving the protein MFRKFNNNKCTDSLCSLSLLLIVVLCICSCTSEYSIFDNDNTKLLNFSVSVPEWKNNDSTSNTKTRATPISGSSFDKASSFNIIADAYDGKSSYNTIIKDEAVSFTNNIWQTTAPHYWSGTATNTVSFYACYPTSISSSITHTAGSAPTFSYTVPDDATNQIDIMTATETNVSGNTNSSTPLTFNHIFAAIQFSVGSNGLGNGTISSISIGNVYNSGTYTLGTGWTLGTSMKTFTINQPKNISGTSGEDIYSGTYTLMMIPQTVKNATITINYSNGGTLTKTISGTWEAGKTYNYKISFMREYNYTGNIQSFTVPISGTYKLEVWGAQSGGWGGHINAPGGYAGGYKKLTKGDVLYIVVGGKGYDVNHYTDGTSYNGGGTGYISQNEIYGGGGATHIATHSGCLKDLSDFKSTILLVGGGAGSNGGWAGEDVSLFECGGGEVGLGSNTIYIYWIDESKNIKGTMSTKGNTGGTQTGVGPDGIKGGFGYGGNTSGCAGAGGGGWYGGNASGDGGVSSQTNGGGGSGYIGGVDDGSFQTGVRYGNGYARITFVSAN; this is encoded by the coding sequence ATGTTTAGGAAATTTAATAATAATAAGTGTACAGACTCATTATGCTCTTTATCTTTATTGCTAATAGTAGTTTTGTGCATCTGTTCTTGCACAAGTGAATATAGTATTTTTGATAATGACAATACTAAATTATTGAACTTTTCTGTTTCTGTACCTGAATGGAAAAATAATGACAGCACTTCAAATACTAAAACTAGGGCTACTCCGATTTCTGGATCATCATTTGATAAAGCAAGTAGCTTTAATATCATTGCAGATGCTTATGACGGAAAAAGTAGCTACAACACTATCATAAAAGATGAAGCTGTCTCTTTCACTAATAATATATGGCAGACAACTGCACCACATTATTGGTCTGGAACTGCAACTAATACTGTGAGTTTCTATGCATGCTATCCTACTAGTATTTCTAGCAGTATTACGCATACAGCTGGATCTGCTCCTACTTTTTCATACACAGTTCCAGATGATGCAACTAACCAGATTGATATAATGACGGCTACCGAAACAAATGTTAGTGGAAACACTAATTCATCTACTCCTTTAACATTCAATCATATTTTTGCAGCTATACAATTTTCTGTTGGTAGCAACGGATTGGGAAATGGTACTATATCTTCAATATCCATAGGTAATGTTTACAATTCAGGTACATATACTTTGGGAACTGGATGGACTTTGGGGACTTCTATGAAAACATTTACTATTAATCAACCTAAGAACATCTCAGGAACTTCAGGCGAAGATATTTATTCAGGAACGTATACTCTTATGATGATACCACAGACTGTGAAAAACGCGACAATAACTATTAATTATAGTAATGGAGGAACACTTACTAAAACTATATCTGGAACATGGGAGGCTGGGAAAACATATAATTACAAAATTTCATTTATGAGAGAATATAATTATACTGGTAATATTCAATCATTTACAGTTCCTATTTCTGGTACTTATAAACTAGAAGTTTGGGGTGCTCAAAGCGGAGGATGGGGTGGACATATAAATGCTCCTGGAGGTTATGCTGGTGGTTATAAAAAATTAACTAAAGGAGATGTCTTATATATTGTAGTAGGAGGCAAAGGATATGATGTAAATCACTATACAGATGGAACTAGTTATAATGGTGGTGGTACAGGATATATATCACAAAACGAAATATATGGAGGTGGAGGAGCTACACATATAGCTACACATTCAGGATGTTTAAAGGACCTTTCTGATTTCAAATCTACAATATTACTTGTGGGAGGAGGAGCAGGAAGTAATGGTGGATGGGCTGGAGAAGATGTTTCTCTATTTGAGTGTGGTGGTGGGGAAGTTGGATTAGGCAGTAATACAATCTACATATATTGGATTGATGAATCAAAAAATATTAAGGGTACTATGTCAACAAAGGGCAACACTGGTGGAACACAAACGGGAGTAGGCCCTGATGGTATTAAAGGAGGATTCGGTTATGGTGGTAATACAAGTGGTTGTGCTGGAGCTGGTGGAGGTGGCTGGTATGGAGGAAATGCATCTGGAGATGGTGGTGTATCATCACAAACCAATGGTGGCGGCGGTTCTGGGTATATTGGAGGTGTCGACGATGGTTCTTTTCAGACAGGAGTACGTTATGGCAATGGTTATGCAAGAATAACCTTTGTTTCTGCAAATTAA